gaagaattttagaagtattcctcgtgggatgatcgtgtatgagagatgtgttagacattcaggcggtggagatggaatcagatatggtgattcgtgtgttttatggatttggagtcTGGGatttctcaggagcagattgtttcatggttgtggactgtgaggtTGTGgacgaagctagccagatgatagtatgtgttattattcagtcattgtggacttttggaggattatttatctatttgtgggtgaccagagtcgatttgggggtccattggtaggcccaattaggatgtgtattctgtaCCGAGCCGGATTAGTTGggtccatactgctattgttgagagatgtgccattcagttgttgttgagcttattcgtgttctgaaatgatctgtgacttactcttttatgctacgaggagttgtggtTCGTTGGTTTTtggcacacatggtgcggttctattgtggtCTTATCGCAGAATGTGAGCGAGATGAGtagttgggtattgcatgattgagagcgtattggttatgttctttcgggtttgtgtggcattgtgtcatatgattctccgtggttatggtaatgcactttgggtactcgATGTTGAATTTCGCGTGgctattgattttgagcatggtggctcgaGGTGTCTCATATgggccagtgtttggatggggtcacacatagcggcagagttatgttgagacaTGATCCTtcgtgttagattcatgtgttttggttctacggtgtgtgataggttcttaatATTGCgttgtgatggtacttgttgagcttgcgggacagttctcTCATCTGAGTCATTTGTTTTTCATGATTGAGtatatttggaatgttgcttattggtgcacggattgcacgggttatggctttatattgtattgatgtgtcatattactagagtggtcgtgttggatgagatgaggtcattggacctagaatggatactatcggaataGATTACTGCATGGTTGGAAGggtaatatcgaaagtcggctttgaaatttgcgatagttcttgtcgaaggagaaggagttccatgactggttgatctgatgaatcgttacgagtttctgcgtgtttctttcatcatcgacagtgtacgaaggttttagaatggagtcttgtttgatatgaggtttattaccggcattgggttatttgagcagctactgtgattagaaatcattgtttcgagtatctgtgttatgtgatatatcatgtgattgtatcttgggttatggttgcggcttggtacaacttgttcagacttatacagggTGTAGGTtgcgagattcagatcttataagaaattccggATGTTGAAAAAAaatggattctaaggcttatggacTAGGTtaaattgagaaatttcagttatgttgtgttatcggacctgtatgggatagggtgacgtaggatcacccccaggtatgtgcatggtaaggttatacggcagtttgatggctttgagaacaactctagacgcgttcgaggacgaatgtatgtttaagtgggggaggatataacgacctgaccggtatttttgagcatttacatttcgctcggttgtttgagggcatgagtatctCCGTATGctgtaatatgacttatgtgaattgtcagttttgattttcaggttattcggaattgaattgaaagaatgattctcagctagaagctttaaatttgaaagagttgaccaagtttgaatttttgtaaatttaaacccggaatggagttttgattgttccattagctccgttgtgtgatttcagacttaggagctcgtccggattgtgattcggaggtccgtagttgaatttggctcgaaattgcgaaagttgaaattttggaaagtttgaccgggagcggattttttgatatcggggtcggattttgatttctGGAAGATAGAGTAGGtacgtaatgtcgaatgtgacttgtgtgcaaaatttgaggtcaatcggacgtgatttgataggtttcggcatcggttgtggaagtttgaagtttcaaggttcattgatttcgagttgaggtgtgattcatcgtgttgatgttgttatgtgtgttttgaggcctcgagtaggtacgtattgtgttatggaacttgttggcatgttcggacGGGGGCCTGAGTGGCTCAGATGAATTTTGGAtgaggttcggatcattttcaCTTCATGTTGCTATTGCTGGTTCTGGCGTGACCACACCTGCGGCTGCTTTGGGTAGGTGcgatggccgcagaagcgacaaaGGCATCGCAGAGACGAGGTGAGTGCTGGGTGAGGAAGACTGCAGAAGCGAAGATTTGGGCACatatgcggatgcgcaggtgcgaagtgaTGAAGCGCATGAGCGAGGTATTCCACAGGTGCGgatggtggctcgcacctgcgatggcgccgAAGCGAATATTTTTTCCACAGGTGCGAGGGTCGAGTTCTTAGTtgatttcgcagaagcggaggttatGTCACTGAAGCGACGCCGCAGAAGTGACTAATATGTCGCAGGTGTGAAAGTGCTAGAcagaatgataaatacaagggtttgcgattttggcttcattttaacatttccaagctCGAATTGAGGCGATTGTTCAAGCAAAtgtcaccatatgaattggggtaactgttctctactcggttttggttatatttcatgaatctaccttcgtttttggtaattggattgtgaattttaaggAGGAAATTGGGGGgattggcctaaagtttcataatatgaaattttgagttttgaacatcgaattggagtcggatttgagtgaaactagtatggttggactcgtaattgaatgagttgttgaattttgtaaattttgtcgggttccgaggttcGGGatcgggttgggcttttggctgattttgggcttttgattcaagatttgatctttttcgatcgggattggttcctttagcattgtttaatgtatttgagttattttttgttagtttcgagccgttcggaggtcgcaACGCGCTGggtggcattttggagcatcgcttggcttgctcggtgttggaattggcttgttagaggtaagtaactcttctaatcttagagttgagggtatgaaacctcgaaatacgtgttatgtgattaatgttgaggtgacacacatgctaggtgacgggcgtgtgggcgtgtaccatgTGAATTGAGACTTTGTTGTTCCCACGTCACtatatagtggtcctactttgttgatatccgtgttctcaccatgtgataaagtagttaagctgtcaatcatgctagatatcatgtttaggcattatgccgatactgtttggacccatagtggtcgtttcttactgtcatctcactgatttcattaatatttcatactcagtcatatccatgcattcataccatatctcagtctcagatattatttattgatacatcatatcattgttgtcgggttagtttcatgacattgtgagcccgtgagtgagactggagagattgatgactgagtgaggccgagggcctgagtgagagtgacattttgggatcgggctgcacgctgtagcatattatattgattatattttatatggatcgggttgcatgccgcaacgagcctaagggctgtatgtatatggatcgggttacacgccgcaacgcgCCTTagggttgtgtgtgtgtgtatatatatatatatatatatatatatatatatatatatatatatatatatatatatatatatatatatacacacacacaacgAGCtttatgactatttatatgttatgggatcgggctgcacgccatagcgatatagcacttgggctgaaggagcccctccggagtctgcacatccccaatgagcgcaatcgactatttatatgtggatcgagttgcatgccgcaacgggccttatggtcatatatggatcgggctgtacgccgcatcaggtattgtacaacgctgagtgattgagtgtactgagcattgagcatagtgagagagaatgcgagacagtgagattgagtactctgagagtgtgagtacatgagctcattattgagatgcattgcatttgacatgcgtacttgagatacatgcatagagatgcatttctttcTGCTACCCGGTGCTGGTGACATTTATGATtctacctgtatcttgacatgtaggcatcaagacgtacttttctcatgctatatgaaaatgaaatatcttacttattattgaaaggagttttggaaaaaattacagttttcaaacttactcgtattttggcattttcgctaaaagatttgggttttcgctgagatacttgaaaagaaatgcttatttttctggaactatgaacgaactgagcattttatttctgagatacctcttttattacttgtactatgctgttatgaactgttgtggaatattggtgttggacccgatcCTTTtttttgttagctcgtcactactttcaacctaatgttaggtttgttacttattgagtacatgaggtcggttgtactcatactatacttctgcaccttgcgtgcagatattagTTGCTGATGTTGCGgtgttcgatgggagctagattgaagatgtacctgcgtcccggttgtagctgccccttgttcgtggtagctttaggtctatgaaactctgtttatgtacttttcaaatagacaatgtatttatttcattccaactttgtaaattctattcttagaagctcataatttgtactaccagtccttgggaaatgtataagattcagataatttcttttgaTTAATTGTCCTGTTAAATATTATTGAATTTGGAAAGTTATTagttagcttacctagcgggttgggttaggtgccatcacgattaatgaattttggatcgtgacagcctCATGATATTCTTTTTGGAATATAACTTATTGTCCAGCTGCGTCCTTCCCCTTTTTTCTTAAAGAAGATTTTAAAAGTGGAATAATTGCCTGTGTTTTTGCACATTAATTAGGTGAATTTACTGTTGCTTGAAAGGAACTACATAGAAGCGTCGGGTTTCTTTTATTAGAGCAAACTTGTTGCTTCACGTATTGCATAGGAACACTTGTCAATATGAAACTCTTAGGCTGTTACACTCAACTCATGGAGTTGAACTTGTCATTACTTAGGCTTAGAAGTAATTTGCAGTAAACTACTTTGATCTATAACAAACTTTTCATATATTTTAGTAATTTAGTCTTTAAATAAGAGCTTTTATTATTGTTGGCTGCTCGGGCCAAACTTTTAACAACCACTAGCCAGAAATTAATTAATTACAATAGCCATCTGATGAAACAAAAAGTCCCATCAGCCGCATCCCAAACCCGATGCCAGATATTTCAaatactttttcttcttctaagaATCTCAtttttagaaatgaaaaataTATCTTTAATCCCCAAACAACGTGAAATACAGAACTATTTTAATTTTCTAACCAAATCAAAAAAgcttttaattataaaaaatagtgtAGTGTACAATAAAACCCAAAAAAATatatccttgttgttgttgactcTTAATTGGCTAGATGAAAGCAATCGGTCATCTTCAAAGTAATATATCTTTATAGTTATGATTTTCGTTTCAtgggtttatttatttatttatttatttatttatttatttatttaatacacAATAATATGTTCTTCACTCTTTAAATTAAATACCCCTTTACGTACAAAGAACGTAAATGTACATTCAAATAAATACTATATAATAGATATAAATTGTCAATAACTATCATCATTGTAATTTTTAACACAATATTAAATTCTAGAAAATCTTTCATGTATACATTTTACTACATCACTACGTAGTAAAATGCACGATACactttatatatacaaaatttatacattgTAGAACAGTCTATACACTTTGAATGCACAAAAGCGCTCGGGATATATTAATGATATATTATGGATACATTGCAAGATGCACGATGCActctatatacaaattttatgtaatgtatatactaaatagactctcactatacaaaaaatatattaaaatagaccgtcactatacaatttatataaatagactgtcactatacaaaatatatacaaaatagactgtcactatacaaaaatatactaaatagtctgtcactatacaatttatatacactagactgtcataatataaaatatatacaaaatagactgtcactatactaaatatatactaaatagactgtcattatacaaaatagactgtcactatacaaaaaatatacaaaatagactgccactatacaaaaaaatacaaaaagatattTCGGACTATTAGATATAATATGTTTGGACCGAAAGGCCATTTCATGTAAGTGAAAAAaaatatgggctattaaaattttgaaggcTATAGAGGGTAGTTTTCCCTTTAAATAATATCTATCTCTAGTTAGATAGAATATGCCAGGGTTAGTGGTTGGTACTTGATGATGATTTTTTTGTAGGAGTATCGGAATCAAATATTAAGTAGAACCTTGTAATGTATGAATAAATTCTGGATCTGCCACTGCTTCATTTCTTGCTACGATCAATAtataatgaaaaataacaaatagaaccttttttttttgtttcaatgAACGAGCTTTTCCTATACCAAGTACATGGCAAGTACATGTTAGAAAATATGCCTTAGGTACAACCAATTATTTACATTACTTCATAAAACCATAGAATAAAAATCATATTTGTACAATCTTAAATGCATGGCTCATTCTATTATATGATCAAGATCTTGACAAGCTTCAGGGCCACATCTCTCAcacaaccaaatttcacataACAAAATGCTCGATATAGCTTCCCTAGCTACTTGTTGTTTCCTCGAGTCTCTTGTATGGTTGTTTTCCTTTTGCAGAAGATCGATAACAATGCAATTGCTTCGTGTTTTTGTCAAGGTAATGTAAGAGGAAAACCATCCCTATTGAAGTAACAAACATAGGAATTGGACCAAAAAACCATAGCAACAAAGGTGTAGCAAAATAAAGTGCTCTAAGTCCTAATGACCAAAAATCACCTCCTCTAATCACCGCTAATTCAACGTAGCTTATTGGAATATCAGTATCGGGCGTGCTAATTAGGTAATTTGCATGAATAAAGCATCTCGACGATTGAACAAAGCATGCAAAGgcgagcaagaagcagagtagaAGGCTTATGAACTTAATGGACATGGTTTCTAATCTTGTGTCACCATATATTAATTCACTGCTAAATACACTATTATTTGCCATCCATGCTCCAATGAGGAAACTTAAACTCAGTGAAATTGATGCCAAGAATGTTGCTCCATTGAGGCTGGATCCTAAAACAGTTAGAGCTGTATCAATATTCTTTTTATCAGCCTGCAATAttccataaaataaatataaaagagACGTTGTTtcaaaatacttttgagaaaaataattgaGAGACAGTGGCAGAGGCAGGAACGTCCAAACAAGGGAtccaaaaaatgccaaaaatgttaTACCTAGAGGCTTCACTCGTTCATGGGTGGAGCCAGGGTGGCGAAAGGGGGTTCATTCGCCAGAAAATTAAACAGGGTATGTAAGGTTAAATGttcatatattcatatatatattagCTGTTGAATTTTCTTGATTTCTTCGTGCATTTACTTTTTCAATAGttcataaatataatatttttccttcaaaatatTAACCTACTCGCACAACGTGATATCCAAGACGAGATTTAATTGAACCGCCTTCCTTACCTTTAGCCCCGCCATTGACTATGGAGGCTAAAACTCTAAAAATTATGAAGAACATGACACTAATAGCGTAATCGTAAAGAACCAAAATAAGACAATAAATTGATGATCATCGGTAATATTTTAAATAAGACGAGACCTCTAAATAAGGGGAGATGGATCCGATCCATTTCATCACACTCCTCAATGGTAATTGAAAATGTTATTTCAAAGCATTTTTGCAACATAATATTGAGAGATAAATTGGTAGTTACCACTTACCAGCATAATTTTTTCAACCCAAGCTCTTTTGTCATTGTTTTCAAAGCCCATAACAGTAGTATGAGGAACATAGAAGTATTTGTAGAGCAAGTAGAGATGATAACCAAACATAATAATTAGGCCAGTTGGGACTAAGAACAAATCAAGGTACTCTTTGTGGAAAGCCATTTGTTTTCTTCTCCTCTATGAAAAAGAGTTGTGAAGAAAAATATATAGTTGGATGGTTTCAATCATAATATTGTTGTGCAAAATTGTTGCTTGAAAGGAATTAATGAGCATCTTTTGTTTGTATATTTAAGCATTCTATAACTTCACGTAGATGTGTAGAAAAACCAACTAGCAAATGTCAAATTTAAGAATCAACTCATAATCTAGCTGGACTTATAATGAATTCATTACTGTTGTACTGAAATAGAAAGTAATTTGATATGAAACTTAGTGTCaagtatttttcattaataacgTATCTAAAATATAGTGAAGTCCATTTTTTTAGTTAGGGTTGCTGAAATATAGCACCATTACTAATTTACTTATTGATAGAAATGTGTTTTAATTATAtggattatttttaatttttgaatttgtggAAGAAAAATTGAATTGAACTGAGCCAGATCAGGGAGCGGAGCTAAGATTTTAACTTTATGGGTTCTGGATTTTAAAAGAATGACTTCAAGTGCTAATAAAcaagttttaaatttaaaatttgtgtatatatttaatgaattttttaatacaaatacacTGTTTGAACAAAAACTATTGAGTTTGATCGAATCCGTACTCGGGTTTCTAGCTCCGCCCGTGCTTTAACTTTAGGTTGCATATTCAAATGGGACAATGCTACAGATCCATTATAATACACTGCGTCGTTGAtgtcctcaaaataataacacaATCCAAACTAAtattcaattttaaaaaataaatcgaGTTCCACATTAATTCGTACGAGCATCTTTCATCAAAGTACGGATCTAAAATCAAGTCAAGTCAAGTAAATATTCTTAATTGGGGTTCCCACTTTCACCACGTATATTTTATTACAAAAGAATTGACTTGACTTGATCACATAAGTCATTTTTATATATAAGTTTTTATTTACCTCATTCTATAATTAATAGAAAACTTATAGGTGACATTTCATGTTTTTACGTGGAAAGTTTATAttcaaaattttaacttattttcCGGTCTGTGAGCAAACCCAAACTAAAGAATCTAATTGAGTTTATGTTTCTTTTATTCTTAGTGTACTTTGGTAatcatataaaaatacaaaatgcgaTGATCCAATTCATCTTTAAATTTCACATGCATCCTCAAAAATAATGAATTTAGAATTTGGtgttgtttacccttaaaattagataacaattaaacttataatatggttctaaggacacgtgatttcagctaataccaattgataaatgtgaagatgagtaatagaaattaacaataaagtaaagcaaaTCAGTGTTAGAATGAAACTCAGCCCTCGAGTTTAGACACCCTCGAACTGATTGGTGCAAGAACTTTGAAAGTATAGCAACCTGAATAACAATGGTGAGAACAATAAAGAGAATTGTATTGCTTTTTATGTCTGTAAAAAACGTGTCCTACAAATAATTAgaacccccctttatatagtagaggagtttcacttatggtacaattctaattacagaaagaaaccccatgattagctaattaaccgtttctgGTTTGATCCGTTCTGAAATTTACGCCATGATTCTTGACCAGTCACCGAGATTTACGCTATGATCCTCGGTCAGCCACATATATCTTgcctttctgttattgtgctatctccgatcttgctcgatgtctgtcacatttggcttcgatcgctactagcctcgatctcgatcGGTACCTCGGTTCTGAGCTCGGTACCTTACCCTCGTGATATGGCCTATTTCATTACGAGACCGTCCTTCGATGTAAACCCCCGATCTTGGTCAAACAGTAAAATCGGATGGGCCTGGTTTtaactgtatacagatagtcacctcgtttttttggagtgtaatgacaagaaacgaattgagccttcgattttctACCTCGACCTGTCATGACGTCATCCTTTTGATGTAAGCGACGGAAGTGACTTAAACGTCCCGTATGTACAGTTACCAAGACATTAAATGCGCGTCAGTTGATGGTCAGCCACCGCCAATATTGAACCATCGTTGTGAAATTTATAAATAGCCGCTCTCTCCATCTTTTCGAACTTTTACTTTCAGATTTCTAATCTCCAAAGATGTTTATATCTTCTAACTCCTTCATATGCAAATCTACGATTTTCACTGctaccatcttctcaaaacaccaaatcttatcatctccatctatttttaacttcaaacccatacaaaaatggcaaaaacataaaaaactgttcctcaaaaggaaaacgCTTCTTCATCACGGCCGGCCagcgacaaaacaccggtggaacCACGGCCTGAAGAGTGTGTTCCCGGGGTGTATGTTCTCACTTCTGACTTCAAGACCGATAAAGCCTCGTCGATTCCTGGTCGATGTGAGCCAATGTCGAGGTATATATGATCGATAGCTGAAGGGTAccttaagcaggtaaagaaagactGCAATTGGAAAGGCAAAGAAGTAGTGATCCCGACCCCGGAAGAAGACATtaccacccatgtggaagggtttttAAGTATTTACACTCACCCTTTCACGCCGGGCCCCCTCGACCCCGTCGTCATTGATTTTTTCGACAgtatcaaataaccctaggccaaatccatccttctttttggtgAATAGTTATTCTGCTCtgattcttcgtgagcaaagtcgaggggatgcctttcaccctcgaccacctcattagGTTATATAGCTCCCGCCTCTATCGAGGTGGGCTAATAAAACTCCAATGTCGGGCCACCAAAGtgatgttctcgagcatagatgaggacaaggaccgaggctggatgggccggttcgttCAGGTGAGGACTTCTGACCTAATCCCGTCCTAGAAGATGCCATTtactgagaaatggaatatgaagcgtaagtacaatCCCACTGTTATTTCTTATTTGTTGTTTTTCCCCTTTGCTTCTTCTTATCGATATCCCTTTCCGTGATGTAGCGGTTTCTTGGGTGCCCGGTGCAATTCCTAACCTCAAAAGCTGGGTTCGAgacctggcctcgacctctatGTACGCTGAGCGCTCGTGGCGCAATTTATCAAAGGGCCAATGGGAGGCCAAAACTCATGAATGTAAGCCCCTTTTCCATGTCTTTGATGGTTTTGTCAAGGCATTTCTCACTTAATTTCTTTTCATATAGGCCTTGACAAAGATGCTGTTATGATGCCTTTATCTGGTGAGGGGGAGACTTAGATCCCGGCACCGAAACTGGCAAAggacaagaaaaggaaaaaatcc
This is a stretch of genomic DNA from Nicotiana tabacum cultivar K326 unplaced genomic scaffold, ASM71507v2 Un00026, whole genome shotgun sequence. It encodes these proteins:
- the LOC107773441 gene encoding uncharacterized protein LOC107773441, whose protein sequence is MAFHKEYLDLFLVPTGLIIMFGYHLYLLYKYFYVPHTTVMGFENNDKRAWVEKIMLADKKNIDTALTVLGSSLNGATFLASISLSLSFLIGAWMANNSVFSSELIYGDTRLETMSIKFISLLLCFLLAFACFVQSSRCFIHANYLISTPDTDIPISYVELAVIRGGDFWSLGLRALYFATPLLLWFFGPIPMFVTSIGMVFLLHYLDKNTKQLHCYRSSAKGKQPYKRLEETTSS